Proteins encoded within one genomic window of Leucoraja erinacea ecotype New England chromosome 24, Leri_hhj_1, whole genome shotgun sequence:
- the LOC129708536 gene encoding protein FAM107B-like — MPTNPGSVLLFTIGYAWSGNKETELGLKKADVTHPDGNTELIRPRKLYNPVKDSKSYRALHCELVLNHKRGFALPNKPELQRVMEQRKYDLLREQEKAQRPQTDFEQELNKRHQKLEQYEEEQQKLEEQENVPEFVKIKETLRTTKKGSAENGQMI; from the exons ATGCCCACTAATCCAGGTAGTGTTCTG TTGTTCACTATAGGATATGCTTGGAGTGGTAATAAAGAAACAGAACTGGGACTAAAGAAAGCCGATGTAACTCATCCAGATGGCAATACTGAGCTCATTAGACCCAGGAAGCTATATAATCCTGTGAAAGACTCCAAGAGTTATCGGGCTCTTCATTGTGAATTAGTGTTAAACCACAAGAG AGGCTTTGCACTCCCGAACAAACCCGAACTCCAGCGAGTGATGGAACAGAGAAAATATGATTTATTAAGGGAACAGGAAAAAGCTCAGAGACCCCAAACCGATTTTGAGCAAGAACTTAACAAAAGACACCAGAAGCTGGAGCAG TATGAGGAGGAACAGCAAAAGTTGGAAGAACAAGAGAACGTGCCAGAGTTTGTCAAAATCAAAGAAACATTGAGGACAACAAAgaaaggaagtgcagagaatGGCCAGATGATCTAG